The following coding sequences are from one Rutidosis leptorrhynchoides isolate AG116_Rl617_1_P2 chromosome 11, CSIRO_AGI_Rlap_v1, whole genome shotgun sequence window:
- the LOC139875606 gene encoding E3 ubiquitin-protein ligase PRT1-like, with protein MKDAQLLFPVLYAFVINTPDDDPATIAATAAAAAAAATDAAATATRAAAAADAAVTATRAAAAADAAATATRAAAAADAAATATRAAAAADAAASIASTNAAIASSLPLPPPPPLPLGADITTSAAATATTAAASSAAAVAASTLAVAIATNAAADATTAADTSTTAATNSTTDAATSASSTATDAESDEFSGDFKCCICLDLICKPVVLACGHLSCFWCVFKSMNTRRESRRPLCRHSYHHLPSICWLLHFLLLKLYPVVYQKRETQIMEEEKASGMFSTQFDRYIVLSRSSEPMPSLECTTSDNNCNKNDEVIENLTVEGCTERVSVTDVLCRICKEILYQPVVLNCGHVFCEVCIVGVTNEECRCPVCQSVHPNGCPKVCCDLDRFLEHHLSEEYVAKRASINQLISTSEQEIASTGSMQVTNGGESSTVFMSEHVSSSGRKLHFGVGCDLCGMYPLIGDRYKCTDCSEEIGFDLCEDCHNSSPALPGKFNQQHKPEHKLVLIELTNDPSEEHDTPENQTNVENDVVGPTPTNDTSADHE; from the exons ATGAAAGACGCTCAACTTTTATTCCCAGTACTTTACGCATTTGTGATTAATACGCCAGATGATGATCCCGCCACCATCGCCGCCACTgccgctgctgctgctgctgccgccaCCGACGCCGCTGCTACAGCCACCCGTGCTGCTGCCGCCGCCGACGCCGCTGTTACTGCCACCCGTGCTGCTGCCGCCGCCGACGCCGCCGCTACTGCCACCCGTGCTGCTGCCGCCGCCGACGCCGCTGCTACTGCCACCCGTGCTGCTGCCGCCGCCGACGCCGCCGCTTCCATTGCCTCCACCAACGCTGCCATTGCTTCATCGCTACCATTGCCTCCGCCGCCGCCGCTGCCATT AGGCGCTGATATTACCACCTCCGCCGCTGCTACTGCCACCACCGCCGCTGCTTCTTCAGCCGCCGCTGTTGCCGCTTCCACCTTAGCCGTTGCCATTGCCACCAACGCCGCTGCCGATGCCACCACTGCGGCTGATACTTCCACCACCGCTGCCACCAATTCCACCACAGATGCTGCCACCTCCGCCTCTTCTACCGCCACCGACGCTGAGAGTGACGAATTTTCCGGCGACTTCAAATGTTGTATCTGCTT GGACCTCATCTGCAAGCCAGTTGTATTGG CGTGTGGTCATCTTTCATGTTTTTGGTGCGTCTTCAAATCTATGAACACTCGGCGTGAATCTCGCCGCCCTCTTTGTAGACACTCATATCATCATCTTCCGAGTATTTGTTGGCTTCTTCACTTTTTGCTTCTTAAGCTTTATCCCGTAGTTTATCAAAAAAGGGAAACTCAAATTATGG AAGAAGAAAAGGCCAGTGGAATGTTTTCAACGCAGTTTGATAGATATATAGTGTTATCCCGATCAAGTGAACCAATGCCATCATTGGAGTGTACTACTTCTGATAACAATTGCAATAAGAATGATGAAGTTATTGAAAATCTGACTGTTGAAGGATGTACCGAGCGGGTTTCTGTCACCGATGTACTCTGTAGAATTTGTAAAGAGATTCTATATCAACCTGTAGTACTTAACTGTGGTCATG TGTTTTGTGAAGTGTGTATTGTTGGTGTTACCAATGAGGAATGTCGATGCCCTGTGTGTCAAAGCGTGCATCCAAACGGGTGTCCAAAAGTCTGTTGTGATCTAGATCGGTTCTTGGAGCACCATTTATCAGAAGAATATGTTGCAAAAAGAGCGTCTATCAACCAGCTCATCAGTACGTCTGAGCAAGAAATCGCATCAACAG GGTCAATGCAAGTTACGAATGGTGGTGAATCTTCAACTGTATTTATGTCTGAGCACGTGTCTAGTTCAGGCCGCAAACTTCACTTTGGAGTTGGTTGTGACCTCTGTGGG ATGTATCCACTAATTGGGGACCGTTACAAATGCACGGATTGCTCAGAAGAAATCGGCTTCGACCTTTGTGAAGATTGTCACAATAGTTCCCCAGCTCTTCCCGGAAAATTTAATCAGCAACATAAACCAGAGCATAAGCTTGTGCTAATTGAACTCACCAACGACCCTTCTGAAGAACACGATACACCTGAAAACCAAACCAATGTAGAAAATGATGTTGTGGGCCCTACACCAACTAACGATACATCTGCTGACCATGAGTGA